The following are encoded together in the Drosophila takahashii strain IR98-3 E-12201 chromosome X, DtakHiC1v2, whole genome shotgun sequence genome:
- the LOC108056247 gene encoding apoptosis regulatory protein Siva-like isoform X1 gives MENMVQKKAVKRSRSADDDDANNNLTQRKIWVNQKMSDSNNPQKMKEVHEKTTKMLFDGAAGNGGGGQGQGQNGSSTGMDGQQGQEQQPQLCEQYQLLGDGTIMLRNLRADLSNPRLERHKSRCCQRQTLIHDICVNCTMDLCEECGYSCGECSKFICRSCVTLFGNRLDEAEDPLCDRCQMFFA, from the exons ATGGAAAACATGGTCCAGAAAAAGGCGGTAAAGCGATCGCGATCGGCGGATGACGACGATGCCAACAACAATCTCACCCAGCGGAAAATCTGGGTGAACCAGAAGATGAGTGATTCCAACAATCCTCAGAAAATGAAGGAGGTCCATG AGAAAACAACGAAAATGCTTTTCGACGGTGCAGCCGGcaatggaggaggaggacaggGTCAGGGCCAGAATGGATCCTCCACTGGAATGGATGGTCAGCAGggccaggagcagcagccccAGCTGTGTGAGCAGTACCAGCTGCTCGGCGACGGAACCATCATGCTGCGCAACCTGCGAGCCGACCTGTCCAATCCGCGCCTGGAGCGCCACAAGTCCCGCTGCTGCCAGCGGCAAACGCTCATCCACGACATCTGCGTCAACTGCACCATGGATCTCTGCGAGGAGTGCGGCTATTCCTGCGGCGAGTGCTCCAAGTTCATATGCCGCAGTTGCGTCACATTATT TGGTAATCGTCTTGATGAAGCCGAAGATCCTTTGTGCGACCGCTGCCAGATGTTTTTCGCCTAG
- the LOC108056247 gene encoding uncharacterized protein isoform X2, whose translation MLFDGAAGNGGGGQGQGQNGSSTGMDGQQGQEQQPQLCEQYQLLGDGTIMLRNLRADLSNPRLERHKSRCCQRQTLIHDICVNCTMDLCEECGYSCGECSKFICRSCVTLFGNRLDEAEDPLCDRCQMFFA comes from the exons ATGCTTTTCGACGGTGCAGCCGGcaatggaggaggaggacaggGTCAGGGCCAGAATGGATCCTCCACTGGAATGGATGGTCAGCAGggccaggagcagcagccccAGCTGTGTGAGCAGTACCAGCTGCTCGGCGACGGAACCATCATGCTGCGCAACCTGCGAGCCGACCTGTCCAATCCGCGCCTGGAGCGCCACAAGTCCCGCTGCTGCCAGCGGCAAACGCTCATCCACGACATCTGCGTCAACTGCACCATGGATCTCTGCGAGGAGTGCGGCTATTCCTGCGGCGAGTGCTCCAAGTTCATATGCCGCAGTTGCGTCACATTATT TGGTAATCGTCTTGATGAAGCCGAAGATCCTTTGTGCGACCGCTGCCAGATGTTTTTCGCCTAG
- the LOC108056246 gene encoding uncharacterized protein — MDTGEELKSWLADQSKPFPARVEFALKVWQSVEFLYPNKYEIITEWLSVSLGEEHQVHPLPTQQLRDFLKLRAQPGWVTSQIKTQLISRLFEVISQEENANESSLELLPLTLNSELLQDALRSDPAVLANCFGLLFKSHQRFVEQRKARMPDQDHWDAEFALPVIKQLAEIARRSQNQKRLLEEYDAQIIRPLVELLLSLKSPCLEELVQLEKQLGAEFTAERIEKHPLHVNLLLLEAAILNNRHTTTQLNKLVKVVLRAGKESAESLPLVTYLLMSLRKHDVPLSMFEFVSNELLQLVREYRKSHLKEILLLLYAALRLNPLLLEQSVYQITVWLLTIRKATPEEEELYSEYLILLLDMFRRLSRAERFIMNLLKALKEWLGKYPLDLTHGEAKKRRLEDSKAPLELEHRFLRLIFARNTLPAAPSSHDAFKQLCQTWPSHSAGVAFTRLVSHLMTKPSLVIWKTLLHSFAELLEEDQPAVLPENLDFARELHAALLCQYLNGTRLAEQVHLYKDQVEQQLQHTSQVLEQFGRRLLSQEHNRRLMTAFLECTERASSFELLLIHYWPDGFPASERPLQLRNFLPAAEWTLIQQRVHNFGKSSCRQRLQRLELQLAESGWLLQDQRGATCSDSLAELVTPQQFFRLTRAQKQLRLQQNKDVDSHLEDAECVELIALQLLKDYAAEIKDSKVKSSLLVKLKVEGQLEEAALISFLRETTSVDKELQLPESQELVDSLQRLPLAQLASNIRSRLWLRIFVLYRDLSRAKQQEEQAKQVLELLIDLMHFGHPLPVCSYFSQLSDLLQLIPTSSSTGWSFYETLFARCIRRQSSGSEAFLASCTEYLKDQLTASNKLQTEQVRLLLLAIETLSSVTGAQGRRLQRQLQPLLEIYGEMVAHKFRSKKKEASAYKEFVDSTLSGYATYVSSCINRVARQEREKEQEPKEQQDQEPDKKKKKKDKKEKEEREQHQQPIDDNFRRICKIYIGHSLNYRNAHAIRLLNVALTHRQRLHLDPDEIEFVLSSYWRQLNADIEAGDISSAASLDCLEPAIKLIIGYKTNEDFLLLLRRLSTQVEQMQRPETPAQHTGLQNVLTLLALFAKCSLSSVKGAMLNEHFELISVSVALRLPEQKDSAYRGHALRLLEAQRNLAGNRTVPLTGETLDCLLGSMLDVNIKQLIGNGGSWQDFVDLYAVLTDNLVVLLKQHSNLMSDRAAQLSALCQDLVQAIVGYRAERKQAQDISETELDGLADLGLKLATVMATVATTQALAVKRVAPFLLIFTIRQMVATERPTTLFEKVKVHIVRVCHELIGICDHRSGHFILRSSSEAGARMYEGLVKEHEKYHKFRGKV; from the exons ATGGACACAGGCGAAG AGCTCAAGTCCTGGCTGGCGGATCAAAGCAAACCCTTTCCGGCACGTGTTGAATTCGCCTTGAAGGTCTGGCAATCCGTGGAGTTTCTCTATCCCAACAAATACGAGATTATCACGGAATGGCTGTCGGTTTCCCTGGGTGAGGAGCACCAGGTGCACCCCCTGCCCACCCAGCAGCTCAGAGATTTCCTTAAGCTGCGGGCGCAACCTGGTTGGGTCACCTCGCAGATCAAAACCCAGTTGATTAGCAGGCTATTTGAAGTGATCTCCCAGGAGGAGAATGCCAATGAATCCTCGCTGGAGCTACTCCCCCTGACCCTCAACTCCGAGCTGCTCCAGGATGCCCTGCGTTCGGATCCCGCAGTCCTTGCCAACTGCTTTGGCCTCCTCTTCAAAAGCCACCAAAGATTTGTGGAGCAACGCAAGGCTAGGATGCCTGACCAGGATCACTGGGATGCCGAGTTTGCACTGCCTGTTATCAAGCAGCTGGCCGAGATTGCCCGCCGCTCGCAGAACCAGAAGCGTCTGCTCGAGGAGTACGATGCGCAGATCATTCGGCCGCTGGTGGAACTGCTGCTTAGCCTGAAATCCCCCTGTTTGGAGGAGCTCGTCCAGCTGGAGAAGCAATTGGGTGCGGAGTTTACAGCGGAACGTATAGAGAAGCATCCCCTCCATGTTAACCTACTCCTTTTGGAGGCCGCCATCCTAAACAATCGCCATACGACAACGCAACTCAATAAACTAGTAAAagtggtccttcgagccggcAAGGAATCGGCGGAATCGCTGCCCCTGGTCACCTACCTGCTGATGTCGCTGCGCAAGCATGATGTACCCTTGTCCATGTTCGAATTTGTCTCCAATGAGCTGCTCCAGTTGGTCCGCGAGTACAGGAAGTCGCATCTCAAGGAGATCCTGCTGCTTCTCTACGCCGCCTTGCGCCTGAATCCTCTCCTGCTCGAGCAGAGTGTCTATCAGATCACCGTGTGGCTTCTAACGATTAGAAAGGCGACTcctgaggaggaggagctgtaCTCCGAGTATCTCATTCTCCTGCTCGACATGTTCCGTCGCCTTAGTCGCGCCGAACGCTTCATTATGAATCTTCTCAAGGCTTTAAAGGAGTGGCTGGGTAAATATCCTTTGGATTTAACCCACGGAGAAGCCAAGAAGCGGCGGCTTGAGGATTCCAAGGCTCCCCTTGAGCTAGAGCATCGCTTCCTGCGTCTAATCTTCGCTAGAAACACCCTGCCCGCGGCTCCCTCCTCGCATGATGCCTTTAAACAGCTCTGCCAAACCTGGCCAAGTCATTCCGCAGGCGTGGCCTTCACCCGGCTGGTGAGCCACCTCATGACCAAGCCTTCGCTGGTCATTTGGAAGACCCTGTTGCATTCCTTTGCCGAGCTGCTGGAGGAAGATCAACCAGCTGTTCTGCCTGAGAATCTTGACTTTGCCCGCGAACTGCATGCTGCGCTGCTCTGTCAGTATCTAAACGGCACTCGGCTGGCGGAGCAGGTGCATCTATATAAAGACCAAgtggagcagcagctgcaacacACCTCGCAGGTGCTGGAGCAATTTGGCCGCCGTCTGCTGAGCCAGGAGCACAATCGCCGCCTGATGACGGCCTTCCTCGAGTGCACCGAACGGGCCAGTTCCTTTGAGTTGCTATTGATTCACTACTGGCCAGATGGTTTCCCTGCCAGCGAACGTCCGTTGCAACTGCGCAACTTCCTGCCCGCCGCCGAGTGGACGCTCATCCAGCAGCGGGTGCACAATTTCGGCAAGAGCTCCTGCCGCCAGCGATTGCAGCGCTTGGAACTGCAGCTGGCCGAGAGCGGTTGGCTGCTGCAGGATCAACGGGGAGCCACTTGCTCCGATTCGCTGGCTGAATTGGTAACGCCGCAGCAATTCTTTCGGCTGACGCGAGCTCAAAAACAACTGCGTTTGCAGCAAAACAAAGATGTAGACTCGCATTTGGAGGATGCGGAGTGCGTGGAACTGATTGCTTTGCAGCTGCTCAAGGATTATGCAGCGGAAATCAAGGATTCCAAGGTTAAATCATCGCTTTTGGTTAAACTAAAAGTGGAGGGGCAGCTGGAGGAGGCCGCGTTGATAAGTTTCCTCAGGGAAACGACTTCCGTGGACAAGGAGCTGCAGCTGCCGGAGTCACAGGAGCTAGTGGATTCACTGCAGCGCCTGCCGCTGGCTCAATTGGCCTCCAACATTCGCTCGCGCCTCTGGCTAAGGATCTTTGTGCTCTACAGGGATCTCAGTCGTGcaaagcagcaggaggagcaggctAAACAGGTCCTGGAACTTCTAATAG ATCTTATGCACTTTGGTCATCCCCTGCCCGTTTGTAGCTACTTCTCGCAGCTAAGCGACCTGCTACAGCTAATCCCCACCAGCTCGTCGACCGGTTGGAGCTTCTACGAGACCCTCTTCGCCCGCTGCATTCGTCGCCAGAGTTCTGGAAGCGAGGCCTTCCTCGCCAGCTGCACAGAGTACCTGAAAGATCAGTTAACTGCCTCTAATAAACTGCAAACGGAGCAGGTTCgtctgcttctgctggccaTTGAAACTCTATCCAGTGTGACTGGAGCTCAAGGGAGGCGATTGCAGCGCCAACTGCAGCCATTGCTGGAGATCTACGGCGAGATGGTGGCCCACAAGTTTCGCTCGAAGAAGAAGGAGGCTTCTGCTTACAAGGAGTTTGTAGATAGCACTTTGTCTGGTTATGCAACCTACGTGAGCAGCTGCATCAATCGCGTGGCCAGGCAGGAGAGGGAAAAGGAGCAGGAACcgaaggagcagcaggatcaggagccagataaaaagaagaaaaagaaggatAAGAAGGAAAAAGAGGAGCGGGAGCAGCATCAACAACCCATTGATGACAACTTCCGGCGCATATGTAAAATCTACATTGGTCATTCG CTCAACTACCGCAATGCCCATGCCATCCGCCTGCTGAATGTGGCCCTCACCCATCGCCAGCGTTTGCATTTGGATCCGGATGAAATTGAGTTCGTGCTGAGCAGCTATTGGCGGCAATTAAATGCGGATATTGAAGCGGGTGATATCTCATCCGCTGCCTCCTTGGATTGCCTGGAGCCCGCCATCAAGCTGATCATTGGCTACAAGACCAACGAGGatttcctgctgctcctgcgaCGCCTCTCCACACAGGTGGAACAGATGCAGCGACCCGAGACGCCCGCCCAGCATACTGGACTCCAGAATGTGCTCACCTTGCTGGCGCTCTTTGCCAAATGCTCGCTGAGCAGCGTCAAGGGAGCG ATGCTAAACGAGCACTTTGAGCTGATCAGCGTGAGTGTGGCGCTGCGTCTGCCGGAGCAAAAGGATTCCGCCTACCGTGGTCATGCGCTTCGCCTGCTGGAGGCCCAACGAAATCTGGCCGGGAATCGCACGGTTCCGCTGACGGGCGAGACTTTGGATTGCCTGCTGGGCAGCATGTTGGATGTGAACATCAAGCAATTGATCGGTAACGGCGGCAGTTGGCAGGACTTTGTGGATCTGTACGCTGTGCTCACGGATAatttggtggtgctgctgaaGCAGCACAGCAATCTAATGTCCGACCGGGCGGCCCAGCTGAGTGCCCTGTGCCAGGATCTCGTCCAGGCCATCGTTGGCTATCGGGCGGAGCGAAAGCAGGCGCAGGACATTAGCGAAACGGAGCTTGATGGTCTGGCGGATTTGGGTTTAAAGTTGGCTACTGTTATGGCCACGGTGGCGACGACTCAGGCGCTCGCTGTCAAGCGAGTGGCGCCCTTCCTGCTCATCTTCACCATCCGGCAAATGGTGGCCACCGAAAGACCCACAACGCTGTTCGAAAAG GTCAAGGTCCACATAGTGCGCGTGTGCCACGAGCTGATCGGGATCTGCGACCACCGTTCCGGACACTTTATCCTGCGCTCCAGCAGCGAGGCGGGCGCCAGGATGTACGAGGGCCTGGTGAAGGAGCACGAGAAGTACCACAAGTTCAGGGGCAAGGTGTAA